One genomic window of Streptomyces sp. NBC_01276 includes the following:
- a CDS encoding anion permease, protein MDTFALIVTIGVALGFTYTNGFHDSANAIATSVSTRALTPRAALAMAAVMNLAGAFLGSGVAKTVSEGLIETPHGNRGMWILFSALVGAIVWNLITWYFGLPSSSSHALFGGMVGAALAGGTEVIWSGVLDKVVIPMFLSPVVGLIVGYLVMVTILWMFRRANPHKAKRGFRIAQTVSAAGMALGHGLQDAQKTMGIVVMALVIADVQDAGAPIPIWVKIVCAVMLSLGTYAGGWRIMRTLGRKIIELDPPQGFAAETTGASIMFGSAFLYHAPISTTHVITSAIMGVGATKRVNAVRWGVAKNIILGWFITMPAAALVAALSFWIVDLAFV, encoded by the coding sequence GTGGACACCTTTGCTCTGATCGTGACCATCGGTGTCGCGCTCGGCTTCACCTATACGAACGGCTTCCACGACTCGGCGAACGCGATCGCCACCTCCGTCTCGACGCGGGCCCTGACGCCGCGCGCGGCGCTGGCGATGGCCGCGGTGATGAACCTCGCCGGTGCCTTCCTGGGCAGTGGCGTGGCCAAGACGGTCAGTGAGGGCCTGATCGAGACGCCCCACGGCAACCGGGGCATGTGGATCCTCTTCTCGGCTCTGGTCGGCGCGATCGTCTGGAACCTGATCACCTGGTACTTCGGCCTGCCCTCGTCCTCCTCGCACGCGCTGTTCGGCGGGATGGTGGGCGCGGCCCTGGCCGGCGGGACCGAGGTCATCTGGTCCGGGGTGCTCGACAAGGTCGTCATCCCGATGTTCCTCTCCCCGGTGGTCGGCCTCATCGTCGGTTACCTGGTCATGGTCACCATCCTGTGGATGTTCCGCCGGGCCAACCCGCACAAGGCCAAGCGCGGCTTCCGCATAGCGCAGACGGTGTCGGCGGCCGGCATGGCGCTGGGCCACGGCCTCCAGGACGCCCAGAAGACGATGGGCATCGTGGTGATGGCCCTGGTCATCGCCGACGTGCAGGACGCGGGCGCGCCGATCCCGATCTGGGTCAAGATCGTCTGTGCCGTGATGCTGTCGCTGGGCACCTACGCGGGCGGCTGGCGCATCATGCGCACCCTCGGCCGCAAGATCATCGAGCTGGACCCGCCGCAGGGATTCGCGGCGGAGACCACCGGTGCCTCGATCATGTTCGGCTCAGCCTTCCTCTACCACGCGCCGATCTCCACCACCCACGTGATCACCTCGGCGATCATGGGCGTGGGCGCGACCAAGCGCGTCAACGCGGTCCGCTGGGGCGTGGCCAAGAACATCATCCTGGGCTGGTTCATCACCATGCCGGCCGCCGCCCTGGTGGCGGCGCTCAGCTTCTGGATCGTGGACCTCGCCTTCGTGTAG
- the pstB gene encoding phosphate ABC transporter ATP-binding protein PstB — protein sequence MAKRIDVSGLSAFYGTHKAIDDISMTVEPRSVTAFIGPSGCGKSTFLRTLNRMHEVTPGGRVEGKVLLDDENLYGTGVDPVAVRRTVGMVFQRPNPFPTMSIFDNVAAGLRLNGRYKKSELTDIVEKSLQGANLWNEVKDRLNKPGSGLSGGQQQRLCIARAIAVEPQVLLMDEPCSALDPISTLAIEDLIGELKERFTIVIVTHNMQQAARVSDRTAFFNLAAVGQPGKLIEIDDTDRIFSNPSVQATEDYISGRFG from the coding sequence ATGGCGAAGCGAATCGACGTCAGCGGACTGTCCGCCTTCTACGGCACCCACAAGGCCATCGATGACATCTCGATGACCGTGGAGCCGCGCTCCGTGACCGCCTTCATCGGCCCCTCCGGCTGCGGCAAGTCCACCTTCCTGCGCACCCTGAACCGCATGCACGAGGTCACCCCCGGCGGCCGTGTCGAGGGCAAGGTGCTGCTGGACGACGAGAACCTCTACGGCACCGGCGTGGACCCCGTCGCGGTGCGCCGCACGGTCGGCATGGTCTTCCAGCGCCCGAACCCGTTCCCCACCATGTCGATCTTCGACAACGTGGCGGCGGGCCTGCGCCTGAACGGCCGCTACAAGAAGTCCGAGCTGACCGACATCGTGGAGAAGTCCCTCCAGGGCGCCAACCTCTGGAACGAGGTCAAGGACCGTCTGAACAAGCCGGGCTCCGGCCTCTCCGGCGGCCAGCAGCAGCGCCTGTGCATCGCCCGCGCCATCGCGGTCGAGCCCCAGGTCCTGCTGATGGACGAGCCCTGCTCGGCCCTGGACCCGATCTCCACCCTCGCCATCGAGGACCTGATCGGCGAGCTGAAGGAGCGCTTCACGATCGTCATCGTGACGCACAACATGCAGCAGGCCGCCCGCGTCTCGGACCGCACCGCCTTCTTCAACCTGGCCGCCGTCGGCCAGCCGGGCAAGCTGATCGAGATCGACGACACGGACCGGATCTTCTCCAACCCGTCCGTCCAGGCGACCGAGGACTACATCTCCGGCCGCTTCGGCTAG